From Micromonospora echinospora, one genomic window encodes:
- the hrcA gene encoding heat-inducible transcriptional repressor HrcA: MGLDDRKLAVLRAIVEDYVATQEPVGSKALVERHQLGVSPATVRNDMAVLEEEGYIRQPHTSAGRVPTDRGYRLFVDRLSRVKPLSPAERRAIERFLVGAVDLDDVVHRTVRLLAQLTRQVAVVQYPSLARSSVRHLELVPISTTRLMLVMIADTGRVEQRLVELPAPVPADDVTDLRRLVNEKLCGTRLSDTPPLVQALVEEVSAGLRPAMTTLSTVLLETLVERHEERIALAGTANLTRGGLLDFQGSLRPILEALEEEVVLLKLIGEVEPSTTRIRIGDENEIDNLRGTSVVSTGYGPGATIVGGLGVLGPTRMDYPGTIATVRAVARYVGELLAQN, from the coding sequence GTGGGTCTCGACGACCGCAAGCTCGCCGTGCTGCGCGCGATCGTCGAGGACTACGTCGCGACCCAGGAGCCGGTCGGCAGCAAGGCGCTGGTCGAGCGGCACCAGCTCGGCGTCTCCCCGGCCACGGTCCGCAACGACATGGCGGTGCTGGAGGAGGAGGGCTACATCCGGCAGCCGCACACCAGCGCCGGCCGGGTGCCCACCGACCGTGGCTACCGCCTCTTCGTCGACCGGCTCAGCCGGGTCAAGCCGCTCAGCCCGGCCGAGCGTCGGGCGATCGAGCGGTTCCTGGTCGGCGCGGTCGACCTCGACGACGTCGTCCACCGCACCGTCCGGCTCCTCGCCCAGCTCACCCGCCAGGTGGCCGTGGTGCAGTACCCGAGCCTGGCGCGTTCCTCGGTGCGACACCTGGAGCTGGTGCCGATCTCCACCACCCGGCTGATGCTGGTGATGATCGCCGACACCGGTCGGGTCGAGCAGCGGCTGGTGGAGTTGCCCGCGCCGGTTCCCGCCGACGACGTCACCGACCTGCGTCGCCTGGTCAACGAGAAGCTCTGCGGCACCCGGCTGTCGGACACCCCGCCGCTGGTGCAGGCGTTGGTGGAGGAGGTCAGCGCCGGGCTGCGTCCGGCGATGACCACGCTCTCCACCGTTCTGCTGGAGACCCTGGTCGAACGGCACGAGGAGCGGATCGCGCTGGCCGGCACGGCCAACCTGACCCGGGGCGGCCTGCTCGACTTCCAGGGCTCGCTGCGTCCGATCCTCGAGGCGCTCGAGGAGGAGGTCGTGCTGCTCAAGCTGATCGGCGAGGTCGAGCCGAGCACGACCCGGATCCGGATCGGCGACGAGAACGAGATCGACAACCTGCGGGGTACGTCGGTGGTCAGCACGGGCTACGGTCCGGGTGCCACCATCGTGGGTGGGTTGGGCGTGCTCGGCCCGACGCGGATGGACTACCCCGGCACCATCGCCACGGTACGCGCCGTGGCACGCTACGTGGGCGAGCTGCTGGCCCAGAACTGA
- the dnaJ gene encoding molecular chaperone DnaJ, translating into MARDYYGILGVSREASDDEIKRAYRKLARQFHPDVNPDPEAQEKFKDINAAYEVLSDDRKRQIVDLGGDPLAPGGGAAGPGGPGGAGPFVGFQDIMDAFFGGATGSRGPRPRTRPGADAILRLELDLNETAFGVEAPITVDTAVLCTTCSGAGTAAGTHLATCEACGGRGEVQSVQRTFLGQVVSARPCTVCQGHGTTIPHPCPTCAGEGRVRTRRSLTVKIPAGVEDGMRIRLAQQGEVGPGGGTAGDLYVEIHERPHDVYSRKGDDLHCRVTVPMTAAALGTRLTIKTLDSEETVDVKAGTQPGSTMRLRARGVPHLRGTGRGDLYVHLDVRTPTKLDADQERMLREFAKTRGEEVAELSKQGGFFSRMRDAFNGHG; encoded by the coding sequence GTGGCCAGGGACTACTACGGCATCCTCGGTGTCAGCCGGGAAGCCTCCGACGACGAGATCAAGCGCGCCTACCGCAAGCTGGCGCGGCAGTTCCACCCGGACGTCAATCCGGACCCGGAGGCCCAGGAGAAGTTCAAGGACATCAACGCCGCGTACGAGGTCCTCTCGGACGACCGGAAGCGGCAGATCGTCGACCTGGGCGGCGACCCGCTCGCTCCCGGCGGCGGCGCGGCCGGTCCGGGCGGGCCGGGCGGCGCGGGACCGTTCGTCGGCTTCCAGGACATCATGGACGCCTTCTTCGGCGGGGCCACCGGCTCGCGCGGGCCGCGCCCGCGCACCCGTCCCGGGGCGGACGCGATCCTGCGGCTGGAGCTGGACCTCAACGAGACGGCGTTCGGTGTCGAGGCGCCGATCACCGTCGACACCGCCGTGCTCTGCACCACCTGCTCCGGCGCGGGCACGGCCGCCGGCACCCACCTGGCCACGTGTGAGGCGTGCGGTGGCCGGGGCGAGGTGCAGTCGGTGCAGCGCACCTTCCTCGGCCAGGTCGTCTCGGCCCGGCCCTGCACGGTCTGCCAGGGGCACGGCACCACCATCCCGCACCCCTGCCCGACCTGCGCCGGGGAGGGCCGGGTCCGTACCCGCCGCTCGTTGACCGTCAAGATCCCCGCCGGGGTGGAGGACGGCATGCGGATCCGCCTCGCCCAGCAGGGTGAGGTCGGCCCGGGTGGCGGCACCGCCGGCGACCTCTACGTCGAGATCCACGAACGGCCGCACGACGTCTACTCCCGTAAGGGCGACGACCTGCACTGCCGGGTGACCGTGCCGATGACCGCGGCGGCGCTCGGCACCCGACTGACCATCAAGACCCTGGACAGCGAGGAGACCGTCGACGTCAAGGCGGGCACCCAGCCGGGCAGCACGATGCGGCTGCGCGCCCGGGGCGTACCGCACCTGCGCGGGACCGGCCGGGGTGACCTCTACGTCCACCTCGACGTGCGGACCCCGACCAAGCTCGACGCCGACCAGGAGCGGATGCTGCGCGAGTTCGCCAAGACCCGGGGCGAGGAGGTCGCCGAGCTGAGCAAGCAGGGCGGCTTCTTCTCCCGGATGCGGGACGCGTTCAACGGGCACGGCTGA